The uncultured Pseudodesulfovibrio sp. genome includes a region encoding these proteins:
- the ricT gene encoding regulatory iron-sulfur-containing complex subunit RicT has product MSQTLGVKFNDYGQVYYFGSGPFVVREGQHVIVKTDQGMGLGKVILVRQAPKEMDDEAPEGHKPIYRLANEKDMEAVAENEILSRDAFKFCRACINTHKLGMKLVDVEVFFDRSKMVFYFTAPGRIDFRELIKDLVKEYRTRIELRQIGVRHETQMLGAIGNCGQMCCCRRFMRKFVPVTIKMAKEQNLFLNPTKISGICGRLLCCLSFEQQGYEEFHRMCPRVGKKYQTSLGHMKVLRSNFFKKSLSLLDENFEEQEVSIDEWNEIVNKPPSEEAKAEAKARSAAPQGRRGGRRPSRPDSGGQQSGEPDSPVADQTPSAREEKPARDDRKRRPRKDMPRKADAPEARPEQAASSPDGGDTDDAKSKRARRPRRRRRRPPKK; this is encoded by the coding sequence ATGAGCCAAACACTTGGTGTTAAATTCAATGACTACGGCCAGGTCTACTACTTCGGCTCCGGCCCGTTCGTAGTCCGCGAAGGCCAGCACGTCATCGTCAAGACGGATCAGGGCATGGGCTTGGGAAAGGTCATCCTCGTCCGCCAGGCGCCCAAGGAAATGGATGACGAGGCCCCCGAGGGGCACAAGCCCATCTATCGGCTGGCCAACGAAAAGGACATGGAGGCCGTTGCCGAAAACGAGATCCTGTCCAGGGATGCCTTCAAATTCTGCCGAGCCTGCATCAACACCCACAAGCTGGGCATGAAGCTGGTCGACGTGGAAGTCTTTTTCGACCGTTCCAAAATGGTCTTCTACTTCACCGCGCCCGGCCGTATCGACTTCCGGGAACTGATCAAGGATCTGGTCAAGGAATACCGTACCCGCATCGAGTTGCGGCAGATAGGCGTGCGTCACGAAACCCAGATGCTGGGCGCCATCGGCAACTGCGGCCAGATGTGCTGCTGCCGCCGGTTCATGCGCAAGTTCGTTCCCGTGACCATCAAGATGGCCAAAGAGCAGAATCTGTTCCTTAATCCGACCAAAATTTCCGGTATCTGCGGACGGTTGCTCTGTTGCCTCAGCTTCGAACAGCAGGGGTACGAGGAGTTCCACCGCATGTGTCCGCGCGTGGGCAAGAAGTATCAGACCTCGCTTGGACACATGAAGGTGCTCCGGTCCAATTTCTTCAAGAAATCCTTATCCCTGCTTGACGAAAACTTCGAAGAGCAGGAAGTTTCCATTGACGAATGGAATGAAATAGTTAACAAGCCGCCGAGCGAAGAGGCCAAGGCGGAAGCCAAGGCCCGATCCGCTGCGCCCCAAGGACGCAGAGGCGGACGACGTCCTTCGCGGCCTGACTCCGGTGGCCAGCAATCCGGCGAGCCCGACTCGCCCGTGGCCGACCAAACGCCCAGTGCCAGGGAAGAGAAACCTGCCCGGGACGACCGTAAACGCCGCCCCCGCAAGGATATGCCGCGCAAGGCGGACGCCCCGGAAGCCCGCCCTGAACAGGCGGCCTCCAGCCCCGATGGCGGGGACACGGACGACGCCAAGTCCAAGCGCGCTCGCAGACCCAGAAGGCGCAGGCGCAGGCCTCCCAAGAAGTAA
- the metG gene encoding methionine--tRNA ligase: protein MQRFYITTPIYYVNAKPHLGHAYTTTVADSLNRFHRLMGEETYFLTGTDEHGDKIVQAAESNGQTPQEYVDVISKLFQDLWPNMNISNNDFIRTTQPRHKEVVQQILQKVYDAGDIYFGEYGGHYCFGCERFYTEKELVDGLCPDHQTKPEYIAEKNYFFKMSKYRDWLLDHINKHPDFIRPERYRNEVVSLLESGELEDLCISRPKSRLTWGIELPFDSDYVTYVWFDALINYVAALGWPDGDKFKKFWPVANHLVAKDILKPHAIFWPTMLKAAGIEPYQHLNVHGYWLVEDTKMSKSIGNVVEPLAMKDAYGLDAFRYFLLREMSFGQDSSFSEKALVGRLNADLANDLGNLFNRTLSMTHKYFGGQIPRPDVEDVVDAEIKKIGQDAMQSFQDFFSDLKFSRALEGLWELVRGLNKYIDETAPWALFKAENTGRLSTVIYVLLENMRKIAVHLWPVMPEASEKMLEQLGICFAPEKINLPKELDVWGLLESDITVAKTSNLFPRVELPAEEEKPEKPAKKAKKASKKEEVEEAVCEIEFEDFQKLDLRVGTVKEVEKHPDADRLLIVKVDTGDKDLRQVVAGLADYFEPADLVGKQVVVVANLKPRKLRKQLSQGMILAVKTDKGMELLTPTGEVSPGSKVS from the coding sequence TTGCAACGTTTTTACATCACCACGCCCATTTACTATGTGAACGCCAAACCCCATCTGGGCCATGCGTACACCACCACGGTGGCCGATTCCCTGAATCGCTTTCATCGGCTCATGGGCGAGGAGACCTACTTTCTGACCGGTACCGACGAACATGGCGACAAGATCGTCCAGGCCGCGGAAAGCAACGGACAGACGCCTCAGGAGTATGTTGACGTCATCAGCAAACTCTTCCAAGACCTCTGGCCGAACATGAACATTTCCAACAACGACTTCATCCGGACCACCCAGCCCCGGCACAAGGAAGTCGTGCAGCAGATCCTGCAGAAGGTCTACGACGCCGGAGACATCTACTTCGGTGAGTACGGCGGCCATTACTGCTTCGGCTGCGAACGTTTTTATACCGAGAAGGAACTGGTCGACGGGTTGTGCCCCGATCACCAGACCAAGCCCGAGTATATCGCCGAGAAGAACTACTTCTTCAAGATGTCCAAGTACCGCGACTGGCTCCTGGACCATATCAATAAGCACCCCGACTTCATCCGGCCCGAGCGTTACAGGAACGAGGTCGTCTCCCTGCTCGAATCCGGCGAACTCGAGGATCTGTGCATCTCTCGACCCAAATCCCGTCTGACCTGGGGTATCGAGTTGCCGTTCGACAGCGACTACGTGACCTATGTCTGGTTCGACGCGCTGATCAACTACGTGGCCGCCCTGGGTTGGCCCGACGGCGACAAGTTCAAGAAGTTCTGGCCCGTGGCCAACCACCTGGTGGCCAAGGACATCCTCAAGCCCCACGCCATCTTCTGGCCGACCATGCTCAAGGCCGCCGGCATCGAGCCGTACCAGCACCTGAATGTGCACGGTTACTGGCTGGTGGAAGACACCAAGATGTCCAAGTCCATCGGCAACGTGGTCGAGCCCCTGGCCATGAAGGACGCCTACGGCCTCGACGCCTTCCGCTACTTCCTGCTGCGCGAGATGTCCTTCGGTCAGGATTCCAGCTTTTCGGAAAAGGCTCTGGTCGGTCGCCTCAACGCGGACCTGGCCAACGACCTCGGCAACCTGTTCAACCGCACCCTGTCCATGACCCACAAGTATTTCGGCGGCCAGATTCCCCGGCCGGACGTGGAGGACGTGGTCGACGCGGAGATCAAGAAGATCGGGCAGGACGCCATGCAGTCCTTCCAGGACTTCTTCTCCGACTTGAAGTTCTCCCGTGCCCTGGAAGGCCTCTGGGAACTGGTTCGCGGCCTGAACAAATATATCGACGAGACCGCGCCCTGGGCCCTGTTCAAGGCCGAGAACACCGGGCGACTGTCCACGGTCATCTACGTGCTCCTTGAAAACATGCGCAAGATCGCCGTGCATCTGTGGCCGGTCATGCCCGAGGCGTCCGAGAAGATGCTCGAACAGCTCGGCATCTGCTTTGCCCCGGAGAAGATCAACCTGCCCAAGGAACTGGACGTCTGGGGACTGCTCGAATCCGACATCACCGTGGCCAAGACCTCCAACCTCTTCCCCCGCGTGGAACTGCCCGCCGAGGAAGAGAAGCCGGAAAAGCCCGCCAAGAAGGCCAAGAAAGCTTCCAAGAAGGAAGAGGTCGAGGAAGCTGTCTGCGAGATCGAGTTCGAGGATTTCCAGAAGCTCGATCTGCGCGTGGGCACGGTCAAGGAAGTGGAAAAACATCCTGATGCGGATCGGCTCCTGATCGTCAAGGTTGATACCGGCGACAAGGACCTGCGCCAGGTGGTGGCCGGGCTGGCCGATTATTTCGAGCCCGCCGACCTCGTCGGCAAGCAGGTCGTGGTGGTCGCTAATCTCAAGCCCCGCAAGCTGCGCAAGCAGCTCTCCCAGGGCATGATCCTGGCCGTGAAGACCGACAAGGGGATGGAACTTCTCACCCCCACCGGCGAAGTCTCTCCTGGCAGCAAAGTTAGCTAG
- a CDS encoding DUF523 and DUF1722 domain-containing protein: MSDLINDRIRIGISACLAGQKVRYDGTSTKAEHLTGVLADYLEFVPVCPEVGCGMGVPREAVRLVGTPEDHRLIGRQTGTDWTGAMRDWADAFLPELERARICGFIFKAKSPSSGMGRVKIYSESGGQPTSYAGVGLFAAMLMEQFPLLPVEDDGRLHDIGLRANFIERIFTEHRWHRFLDSGPTMKGLIEFHTRHKMLVRAHDVSGYRELGKLVAEGKQLGLDQLLDGYHDRLAHAMALKPTVRKNVDVLMHILGYFKKLLSPDEKAECLELIEHYRNEIVPLIVPVTLFNHYVRKYDVPYLRDQYYLNPHPLDLKLRNHA, translated from the coding sequence ATGTCTGATCTCATCAACGATCGTATCCGCATTGGCATCAGTGCCTGTCTGGCCGGGCAAAAGGTCCGCTACGACGGCACCAGCACAAAGGCCGAACACCTGACCGGCGTTCTGGCCGACTACCTGGAATTTGTGCCCGTCTGCCCGGAGGTAGGCTGCGGCATGGGCGTACCCCGGGAGGCGGTCCGGCTGGTCGGTACCCCGGAAGACCACAGGCTTATAGGAAGGCAGACCGGAACGGACTGGACCGGTGCCATGCGCGACTGGGCCGACGCCTTTCTGCCGGAGCTGGAAAGAGCCCGCATCTGCGGCTTCATTTTCAAGGCCAAATCACCGTCCAGCGGTATGGGCCGCGTCAAGATCTACTCCGAATCCGGCGGTCAACCGACCAGCTACGCGGGGGTGGGCCTGTTCGCGGCCATGCTCATGGAACAGTTTCCCCTGCTCCCGGTGGAGGACGATGGCCGCCTGCACGACATCGGCTTGCGCGCCAACTTCATCGAGCGCATCTTCACCGAACACCGTTGGCATCGCTTCCTGGACAGCGGGCCAACCATGAAGGGACTCATCGAGTTCCACACCCGCCACAAGATGCTTGTCCGCGCCCACGATGTGTCCGGTTACCGGGAACTTGGAAAGCTTGTTGCCGAGGGGAAACAGCTCGGCCTGGACCAGTTGCTCGACGGTTACCACGATCGTCTTGCCCACGCCATGGCCCTCAAGCCGACGGTGCGCAAGAACGTGGACGTGCTCATGCACATCCTCGGGTATTTCAAGAAATTGCTCAGCCCCGACGAGAAAGCGGAATGCCTGGAACTCATCGAGCACTACAGAAACGAGATCGTTCCGCTCATCGTGCCCGTAACCCTCTTCAACCACTATGTACGCAAATACGACGTCCCCTATCTGCGCGACCAATACTATCTCAACCCGCACCCGCTCGACCTCAAACTACGCAACCACGCCTAA
- a CDS encoding DUF523 and DUF1722 domain-containing protein, with protein sequence MSDSIKIGVSACVTGERVRHDRSHRRSAYLTETLANHVEFVPICPEIACGMGIPREPLRQVDCAGEIRLIGYESGKDLTDKMTKWADRVLKGLDKEGICGFVLRVHSQSCAVRKAKIHSTDGKPPSLGPGFFTRLLREHDPLLPVVSSEALQNAIQRENFIRRVFVLHRWRALMAKGVSIGNLVDFHTRHKMLIRAHDLSGYRELGHLLGGSTLHNAETIFDKYATLLFKSLTLKATPSKNRDVLSHAAGYFKKHLDAEDKRELHAMITAYAKGKMPLLVPVTLLNHYARKYRVPYLTQQYYLNPEPAELKLLNHV encoded by the coding sequence ATGTCCGACAGCATCAAGATAGGCGTCAGCGCCTGCGTTACCGGAGAAAGGGTCCGCCACGACCGCAGCCACCGACGCAGCGCCTACCTGACCGAAACATTGGCCAACCATGTCGAGTTCGTACCCATTTGCCCGGAGATCGCCTGCGGAATGGGTATTCCGCGCGAACCGCTCCGACAGGTGGACTGCGCCGGAGAAATCCGGCTCATTGGCTATGAATCGGGAAAGGATCTGACCGACAAGATGACCAAATGGGCGGACCGTGTCCTCAAGGGGCTGGACAAGGAAGGCATCTGCGGTTTCGTCCTGCGCGTACACTCCCAGTCCTGCGCGGTGCGAAAGGCCAAAATACACTCCACCGACGGCAAGCCGCCGAGCCTCGGCCCCGGTTTCTTCACCCGTCTGCTCCGGGAGCACGATCCCCTGCTACCCGTGGTCTCTTCCGAAGCATTGCAGAATGCGATCCAGCGAGAAAATTTCATCCGCCGGGTATTCGTCCTGCACCGCTGGCGCGCTCTCATGGCCAAAGGAGTGTCCATCGGCAACCTGGTGGACTTCCACACCCGGCACAAGATGCTCATCCGCGCACACGACCTGAGCGGCTACCGGGAACTCGGTCATCTGCTCGGCGGAAGCACCCTGCACAACGCCGAGACCATCTTCGATAAATACGCCACCCTGCTCTTCAAATCCCTGACTCTCAAGGCCACGCCGAGCAAGAACCGGGACGTGCTCTCCCACGCGGCCGGATATTTCAAGAAGCACCTGGACGCAGAAGACAAACGCGAACTGCACGCCATGATAACGGCCTATGCCAAAGGCAAGATGCCGCTCCTCGTCCCCGTTACCCTGCTCAACCATTACGCCCGCAAGTACCGCGTGCCCTATCTGACCCAACAATATTATCTCAACCCCGAACCCGCTGAACTCAAGCTGCTCAACCATGTCTGA
- a CDS encoding FeoA family protein, translating into MQKPLNEFPTGTIVRIAGIDGGRQARSRMLAMGMTPGCPVEVLSGGPKGCRVRVRGSDVVLCCGLAGKILAVPDDSDEGPRCSCCPGPQARAS; encoded by the coding sequence ATGCAAAAGCCTTTGAATGAGTTTCCGACAGGTACTATAGTTCGTATAGCCGGTATAGACGGTGGCCGTCAGGCCCGATCCCGCATGCTCGCCATGGGCATGACGCCCGGTTGTCCGGTTGAAGTGTTGAGCGGCGGCCCCAAGGGCTGCCGGGTGCGTGTGCGCGGATCCGACGTGGTCCTGTGCTGCGGACTGGCAGGCAAAATTCTTGCCGTGCCCGACGATTCCGACGAGGGGCCGCGCTGCTCCTGCTGCCCCGGACCGCAGGCCAGGGCTTCATAA
- the carB gene encoding carbamoyl-phosphate synthase large subunit produces the protein MPKRTDIKKIMLIGSGPIVIGQACEFDYSGTQALKALKEEGYEVVLVNSNPASIMTDPELADATYIEPIEPETVARIIEKERPDALLPTLGGQTGLNTALAVADMGVLDKFGVELIGANIDVINKAESREEFREAMHNIGLGMPESGICHNMDDVREWGEKIPFPIIVRPAYTLGGSGGGVAYNMEELEQICSNGLALSMKHEIMLERSILGWKEYELEVMRDKKDNCVIICSIENLDPMGVHTGDSVTVAPAQTLTDDEYQRLRDASLAVMREIGVETGGSNVQFAINPEDGELIIIEMNPRVSRSSALASKATGFPIAKIAAKLAVGYTLDEIPNDITRETMASFEPAIDYCVIKIPRFTFEKFPGTEDYLTTAMKSVGETMAIGRTFKEALQKGLRSLETGHPGLGEQFDNCDIDRNEVLKLLRRPNSQRLYALRNALNCGMTEEEVFEATKIDPWFLRQFKDIIDMEHALIDYGKREGVTAEAEGMADMLRKAKEYGYSDPQLASMWRTSEDAVRSLRKELGIEPTYYLVDTCAAEFEAYTPYYYSTYETGQENVREERKKIVILGGGPNRIGQGIEFDYCCCHSSFTLKEMGVESIMVNSNPETVSTDYDTSDKLYFEPLTFEDVMNIIEFEKPDGVIVQFGGQTPLNLALRLMKAGVPLIGTSPDAIDRAEDRERFKQFLNKLNLKQPPNGTAMSMVEAREIAEKLTFPLVLRPSYVLGGRGMDIVYSMDEFDHYFRHSALVSPEHPTLIDKFLEYAIEVDVDALADGEDVYIGGVMEHIEEAGIHSGDSASVLPPYSLSSELIREIERQTVAMAKELGVVGLMNVQFAIKDNEVYIIEVNPRASRTVPFVSKATGVPLAKLATRVMLGEKLKDLKPWELRKRGHVSVKESVFPFNRFPNVDVLLGPEMRSTGEVMGIDPSFGLAYMKSQLAAGQKLPTSGTVFMSVNDWDKSKIVLVAKDFEAMGFKVAATGGTADFLIEKGINVDKVHKVHEGQRPHVVDHIKNGAFDLVINTPSGKKTVGDAKMIRQNALLYNIPYTTTVSGARAVVQAICELRQTGLQVKSLQEYYG, from the coding sequence ATGCCTAAACGCACAGACATCAAGAAGATTATGTTGATCGGGTCCGGCCCCATTGTTATCGGCCAGGCCTGCGAGTTCGACTACTCCGGTACCCAGGCCCTCAAGGCGCTCAAAGAAGAAGGGTACGAGGTGGTCCTGGTCAACTCCAACCCGGCCTCCATCATGACGGATCCGGAGTTGGCCGATGCCACTTACATCGAGCCCATAGAGCCCGAAACCGTAGCCCGAATCATTGAAAAAGAGCGTCCCGACGCTCTTTTGCCGACTTTGGGGGGGCAAACCGGGTTGAACACGGCCCTGGCCGTGGCCGACATGGGCGTGCTCGACAAGTTCGGCGTGGAGCTCATCGGCGCCAACATCGACGTCATCAACAAGGCGGAATCCCGAGAGGAATTCCGTGAGGCCATGCATAACATCGGCCTGGGCATGCCCGAGAGCGGCATCTGCCACAACATGGATGACGTACGCGAGTGGGGGGAGAAGATCCCGTTCCCGATCATCGTCCGACCCGCCTACACCCTGGGCGGTTCCGGCGGCGGCGTGGCCTACAACATGGAGGAACTGGAACAGATCTGCTCCAATGGTCTGGCTTTGTCCATGAAGCACGAGATCATGCTCGAGCGCTCCATCCTCGGCTGGAAGGAGTACGAGCTTGAGGTCATGCGGGACAAGAAAGACAACTGCGTGATCATCTGCTCCATCGAGAACCTGGACCCCATGGGCGTACACACCGGCGACTCGGTCACCGTGGCCCCGGCCCAGACTCTGACCGACGACGAATACCAGCGCCTGCGCGACGCCTCACTGGCGGTCATGCGCGAGATCGGCGTGGAGACCGGCGGTTCCAACGTCCAGTTCGCCATCAACCCTGAGGACGGCGAGCTGATCATCATCGAGATGAACCCGCGCGTGTCCCGCTCCTCCGCTCTGGCCTCCAAGGCGACCGGCTTCCCCATCGCCAAGATCGCGGCCAAGCTGGCCGTCGGCTACACGCTGGACGAAATTCCCAACGACATCACCCGCGAGACCATGGCCTCCTTCGAGCCGGCCATCGACTACTGCGTGATCAAGATACCCCGTTTCACCTTCGAGAAGTTCCCGGGCACCGAGGACTATCTGACCACGGCCATGAAGTCCGTGGGTGAGACCATGGCCATCGGCCGGACCTTCAAGGAAGCGCTGCAGAAGGGCTTGCGTTCCCTGGAGACCGGGCACCCCGGCCTGGGCGAGCAGTTCGACAACTGCGACATCGACCGCAACGAGGTCCTCAAGCTCCTGCGCCGTCCCAACTCCCAGCGGCTGTATGCCCTGCGCAACGCGCTCAACTGCGGCATGACCGAGGAGGAGGTCTTCGAGGCCACCAAAATCGATCCGTGGTTCCTGCGTCAGTTCAAGGACATCATCGACATGGAGCACGCGCTCATCGATTACGGTAAGCGCGAGGGTGTGACGGCCGAGGCCGAGGGCATGGCCGACATGCTCCGCAAGGCCAAGGAGTACGGCTATTCCGACCCGCAGCTGGCGTCCATGTGGCGGACCAGCGAGGACGCGGTGAGATCCCTCCGTAAGGAGCTGGGCATCGAGCCGACCTACTATCTGGTCGATACCTGCGCCGCCGAGTTCGAGGCCTATACCCCGTACTATTATTCCACCTACGAGACCGGTCAGGAGAACGTCCGCGAGGAACGCAAGAAGATCGTCATCCTGGGCGGCGGTCCCAACCGCATCGGTCAGGGCATCGAGTTCGACTATTGCTGCTGCCACTCCTCCTTCACTCTGAAGGAGATGGGCGTGGAGTCGATCATGGTCAACTCCAACCCCGAAACGGTCTCCACCGACTACGACACCTCGGACAAGCTCTACTTCGAGCCGCTGACCTTCGAGGATGTCATGAACATCATCGAGTTCGAGAAACCGGACGGCGTCATCGTCCAGTTCGGCGGTCAGACCCCGCTGAACCTGGCGTTGCGGCTGATGAAGGCGGGCGTGCCGCTCATCGGCACCAGCCCGGACGCCATCGATCGGGCCGAGGACCGCGAGCGGTTCAAACAGTTCCTGAACAAGCTGAACCTCAAGCAGCCGCCCAACGGCACGGCCATGTCCATGGTCGAGGCCCGCGAGATCGCCGAGAAGCTGACCTTCCCGCTGGTCCTGCGTCCGTCCTACGTGCTCGGCGGCCGGGGCATGGACATCGTCTATTCCATGGACGAGTTCGACCACTACTTCCGTCATTCCGCCCTGGTTTCTCCGGAGCACCCGACCCTGATCGACAAATTCCTCGAATACGCCATCGAGGTGGACGTGGACGCCCTGGCCGACGGCGAGGATGTGTACATCGGCGGGGTCATGGAACACATCGAGGAAGCAGGCATCCATTCGGGCGACTCCGCCTCGGTGCTGCCGCCGTACTCGCTTTCCTCCGAGCTCATCCGCGAGATCGAACGCCAGACCGTGGCCATGGCCAAGGAGTTGGGCGTGGTCGGGCTGATGAACGTCCAGTTCGCCATCAAGGACAACGAGGTCTACATCATCGAGGTCAACCCGCGCGCTTCGCGCACGGTACCCTTCGTGTCCAAGGCCACGGGCGTGCCCCTGGCCAAGCTGGCAACGAGGGTCATGCTCGGTGAGAAGCTCAAGGATCTGAAACCCTGGGAGCTGCGCAAGCGTGGCCATGTTTCGGTCAAGGAGTCGGTCTTCCCGTTCAACCGCTTCCCCAACGTGGACGTCCTGCTCGGACCCGAGATGCGTTCCACCGGTGAAGTCATGGGCATCGACCCGAGCTTCGGCCTGGCCTATATGAAATCGCAGCTGGCAGCGGGCCAGAAACTGCCCACCTCGGGTACGGTCTTCATGTCCGTGAACGATTGGGACAAGTCCAAGATCGTGCTGGTGGCCAAGGACTTCGAGGCCATGGGCTTCAAGGTCGCGGCCACGGGCGGCACGGCCGATTTCCTCATCGAGAAGGGAATCAACGTGGATAAGGTCCACAAGGTCCACGAGGGCCAGCGGCCCCACGTGGTCGACCACATAAAGAACGGCGCCTTCGACCTGGTCATCAATACCCCGTCGGGCAAGAAGACCGTGGGTGACGCCAAGATGATCCGCCAGAACGCACTGCTGTACAACATCCCGTATACCACTACGGTTTCCGGGGCGCGCGCAGTGGTGCAGGCCATATGTGAACTCAGACAAACCGGGCTGCAAGTGAAGAGCCTGCAAGAATATTACGGCTAG
- the purF gene encoding amidophosphoribosyltransferase — MKKEYCGLFGIYGNKEAARMTYFGLYALQHRGQESAGIVTWDGERIREQKGMGLVADVFNERHLGKELKGTIAMGHIRYSTTGASLIRNAQPFLVRHGDLRLAVAHNGNLVNTYELRNELEANGSIFQTTMDTEVFAHLIIKYLHESDSIEEAVGKACNRVRGAYSMLILANDKMIAVKDPNGFRPLVLGTVGGNYVFASETCAFDLVEAEYLRPLDPGEMVVIHKNKLTSHRFTEPIRCSKCIFELIYFARPDSHIFGDVVYERRKAMGRMLAQEAPVDADMVMPFPDSGNYAAVGYSQESGLPLELAMIRNHYVGRTFIQPSQDMRDFSVRVKLNPVKSMIQGKRIIIIEDSIVRGTTIRARVKKLRELGAREIHLRVSCPPIRFPCFYGIDFSSKGELIAANHSVEDIARFMGLDSLHYLSIPGLLDSVTQDEWCLACFDGNYPVPLADRMGKDCLEATPGIIKEFC, encoded by the coding sequence ATGAAAAAAGAGTATTGCGGTCTTTTCGGCATCTACGGGAACAAGGAAGCGGCGCGTATGACCTATTTCGGTCTGTACGCGCTGCAGCATCGCGGTCAGGAATCCGCGGGCATCGTTACCTGGGACGGCGAGAGAATCCGCGAACAGAAGGGCATGGGCCTGGTGGCCGACGTGTTCAACGAGCGGCACCTGGGCAAGGAACTCAAAGGCACCATCGCTATGGGCCATATCCGTTACTCCACCACGGGCGCGTCGCTGATCCGCAACGCCCAGCCGTTCCTGGTCCGCCACGGCGACCTGCGTCTGGCCGTGGCCCACAACGGCAACCTGGTCAATACCTATGAGTTGCGCAACGAACTCGAGGCCAACGGGTCCATCTTCCAGACCACCATGGATACCGAGGTCTTCGCCCACCTGATCATCAAGTACCTGCACGAATCCGATAGCATCGAAGAAGCCGTGGGCAAGGCCTGCAACCGCGTGCGCGGGGCCTACTCCATGCTCATTCTGGCCAATGACAAGATGATCGCGGTCAAGGACCCCAACGGGTTTCGCCCGCTGGTTCTGGGCACCGTGGGCGGCAACTACGTCTTCGCTTCCGAGACCTGCGCCTTCGATCTGGTCGAGGCCGAATACCTGCGTCCCCTGGACCCGGGCGAAATGGTCGTCATCCACAAGAACAAGCTGACGTCCCACCGTTTCACCGAGCCCATCCGGTGCAGCAAGTGCATCTTCGAACTGATCTACTTTGCGCGGCCCGATTCCCACATCTTCGGCGACGTGGTCTACGAGCGGCGCAAGGCTATGGGCAGAATGCTTGCCCAGGAAGCTCCGGTGGATGCGGACATGGTCATGCCGTTCCCGGACTCCGGCAACTATGCGGCCGTCGGTTACTCCCAGGAGTCCGGCCTGCCGCTGGAGCTGGCCATGATCCGGAACCACTACGTGGGCAGGACCTTTATCCAGCCTTCCCAGGACATGCGCGACTTTTCGGTGCGGGTGAAGCTCAACCCGGTCAAGTCCATGATCCAGGGTAAACGGATCATCATCATTGAAGATTCCATCGTCCGTGGCACGACCATCCGTGCCCGCGTCAAGAAACTGCGTGAACTGGGCGCCCGGGAGATCCATCTGCGGGTCAGCTGTCCGCCCATCCGCTTCCCCTGTTTCTACGGCATCGACTTCTCGTCCAAGGGCGAACTCATCGCGGCCAACCACTCGGTGGAAGACATCGCGCGTTTCATGGGGCTGGACTCCCTGCATTACCTGTCCATTCCCGGTCTGCTCGATTCCGTGACCCAGGACGAGTGGTGCCTGGCCTGTTTCGACGGCAACTACCCGGTGCCCCTTGCCGACCGCATGGGCAAGGATTGCCTGGAGGCCACGCCCGGCATCATAAAGGAATTCTGCTAG